A genome region from Thermomonospora amylolytica includes the following:
- a CDS encoding phosphoketolase family protein gives MTDVTTPTAPALTDDELQALHAHWRAANYLSAGQIYLLDNPLLREPLTAGHIKPRLLGHWGTSPGLNFCYTHLNRVIRARDQDMIYIMGPGHGGPSAVANAWLEGTYSEVYPEVSQDEAGMRRLFRQFSFPGGVPSHVAPETPGSIHEGGELGYALAHAYGAAFDNPGLVVACIVGDGEAETGPLAASWHSNKFLDPARDGAVLPILHLNGYKIANPTVLARIPEAELLALFEGYGHKPYVVSGSAPETMHREMAQTLDRAMDEIAAIRRAAREGHDGARPRWPMIILRTPKGWTGPREVDGLPVEGTWRSHQVPLPGVRDDPGHLAQLETWLRSYRPEELFDENGRPVPLVRAQAPEGDRRMSANPHANGGLLLRPLVMPDFRGHAVPVEAPGTTFDEPTRVLGGFLRDVIVRNPGNFRIMGPDETASNRLGAVFEVTDRVWEAERLDTDEHLAPSGRVMEVLSEHLCQGWLEGYLLTGRHGLFNSYEAFVHIVDAMFNQHAKWLKVTRSLPWRQPVASLNYLLSSHVWRQDHNGFTHQDPGFLDVVMNKKPEIIRVYLPPDANTLLSVADHCLRSRDYVNVVVAAKQPALNWLSMDDAVTHCARGIGIWEWASTDSGADPDVVLACAGDVPTLETMAAVDLLRRHLPDVRVRVVNVVDLMRLQPAAEHPHGLSDPEFDALFTTDKPVIFAFHGYPYLIHRLTYRRRGHGNLHVRGYKEEGTTTTPFDMVMMNDLDRFHLVMDVIDRVPELGGRAGHVRQHMMDERRRHRDHTREHGQDPADITGWIWPY, from the coding sequence ATGACCGACGTGACGACACCGACCGCGCCCGCCCTCACCGACGACGAGCTGCAGGCGTTGCACGCGCACTGGCGGGCCGCCAACTACCTGTCGGCCGGGCAGATCTACCTGCTGGACAACCCGCTGCTGCGCGAGCCCCTCACGGCCGGGCACATCAAGCCGAGGCTGCTGGGCCACTGGGGCACCTCGCCCGGCCTGAACTTCTGCTACACGCACCTCAACCGGGTCATCAGGGCCCGCGACCAGGACATGATCTACATCATGGGCCCCGGGCACGGCGGGCCGTCCGCGGTGGCCAACGCCTGGCTGGAGGGCACCTACAGCGAGGTCTACCCGGAGGTGTCGCAGGACGAGGCGGGGATGCGGCGGCTGTTCCGGCAGTTCTCGTTCCCCGGCGGGGTGCCCAGCCACGTCGCCCCCGAGACGCCCGGGTCGATCCACGAGGGCGGGGAGCTGGGGTACGCGCTCGCGCACGCCTACGGCGCCGCGTTCGACAACCCGGGGCTGGTGGTGGCCTGCATCGTGGGCGACGGGGAGGCCGAGACCGGGCCGCTGGCGGCGAGCTGGCACTCCAACAAGTTCCTGGATCCGGCGCGCGACGGTGCGGTGCTGCCGATCCTGCACCTGAACGGCTACAAGATCGCCAATCCGACGGTGCTGGCCCGCATCCCCGAGGCCGAGCTGCTGGCCCTGTTCGAGGGGTACGGCCACAAGCCCTACGTGGTGTCCGGCAGCGCCCCGGAGACCATGCACCGGGAGATGGCCCAGACCCTCGATCGGGCGATGGACGAGATCGCCGCGATCCGGCGGGCGGCGCGCGAGGGCCACGACGGGGCCCGCCCCCGCTGGCCGATGATCATCCTGCGCACCCCGAAGGGCTGGACCGGTCCCCGGGAGGTCGACGGCCTGCCGGTCGAGGGCACCTGGCGGTCCCACCAGGTGCCGCTGCCGGGGGTGCGCGACGACCCCGGCCACCTGGCCCAGCTCGAGACGTGGCTGCGGTCGTACCGGCCCGAGGAGCTGTTCGACGAGAACGGCCGGCCGGTGCCGCTGGTCCGCGCGCAGGCCCCCGAGGGCGACCGGCGGATGAGCGCCAACCCGCACGCCAACGGCGGCCTCCTGCTGCGCCCGCTGGTCATGCCGGACTTCCGCGGCCACGCGGTGCCGGTCGAGGCGCCCGGCACCACGTTCGACGAGCCCACCCGGGTGCTCGGCGGGTTCCTGCGGGACGTGATCGTCCGCAATCCCGGCAACTTCCGGATCATGGGCCCGGACGAGACCGCCTCCAACCGGCTCGGCGCGGTGTTCGAGGTCACCGACCGGGTGTGGGAGGCCGAACGGCTGGACACCGACGAGCACCTGGCCCCGTCCGGCCGGGTGATGGAGGTGCTCAGCGAGCACCTGTGCCAGGGCTGGCTGGAGGGGTACCTGCTGACCGGGCGGCACGGGCTGTTCAACAGCTACGAGGCGTTCGTCCACATCGTGGACGCGATGTTCAACCAGCACGCCAAGTGGCTGAAGGTCACCCGGAGCCTGCCGTGGCGGCAGCCCGTCGCCTCGCTGAACTACCTGCTGTCCTCGCACGTGTGGCGGCAGGACCACAACGGCTTCACCCACCAGGACCCCGGCTTCCTGGACGTGGTGATGAACAAGAAGCCCGAGATCATCCGGGTCTACCTGCCGCCGGACGCCAACACCCTGCTGTCGGTGGCCGACCACTGCCTGCGCTCGCGGGACTACGTCAACGTGGTGGTGGCCGCCAAGCAGCCCGCGCTCAACTGGCTGTCGATGGACGACGCGGTCACCCACTGCGCCCGCGGCATCGGCATCTGGGAGTGGGCGAGCACCGACTCGGGGGCCGACCCCGACGTGGTGCTGGCCTGCGCCGGGGACGTTCCGACGCTGGAGACGATGGCCGCGGTCGACCTGCTGCGCCGCCACCTGCCGGACGTGCGGGTCCGGGTCGTCAACGTGGTGGACCTGATGCGGCTGCAGCCCGCCGCCGAGCATCCGCACGGGCTGTCCGATCCGGAGTTCGACGCGCTGTTCACCACCGACAAGCCGGTCATCTTCGCGTTCCACGGCTACCCGTACCTGATCCACCGGCTGACGTACCGCCGCAGGGGCCACGGCAACCTGCACGTGCGCGGCTACAAGGAGGAGGGCACCACCACCACGCCGTTCGACATGGTGATGATGAACGACCTGGACCGCTTCCACCTGGTGATGGACGTCATCGACCGGGTGCCCGAGCTCGGCGGGCGGGCCGGGCACGTGCGGCAGCACATGATGGACGAGCGCCGCCGCCACCGCGACCACACCCGCGAGCACGGCCAGGACCCCGCCGACATCACCGGCTGGATCTGGCCCTACTAG